The following coding sequences are from one Syntrophorhabdaceae bacterium window:
- the larC gene encoding nickel pincer cofactor biosynthesis protein LarC: protein MKTLYIDPVFGISGDMMIAALIHAGYPFEEFLNTVKKMPLPIPEIIPERLSQGVIEGIHLNIERSDIHLTIDEMYKVIQEMDIQESVKSHARSMLHIIVEAESKIHHISHEELHLHELSNIDTLIDLIGVAHGIHFFGIEEVFSGPVPCGSGTIRTSHGIIPNPPPVTLEILKDFNMVFFQVNLELTTPTGAAIIRHYARPLNQTPVLRIESIGYGVGTYKSERPDVLRVFIGDTPHERQKDHIWTIETDIDDMDMEYLGAVADRVRDAGAVDCLFFPVYMKKGRLGVRFSVLVGDDSLEKVKDAVFKETSTFGIRIRRDFREVLKREIKKIDTSFGAVHVKYGYNHQDKCIKTHMEFEDIKGLADKMGIPYKELYDAVKKEIK, encoded by the coding sequence ATGAAGACACTCTATATAGACCCGGTGTTCGGTATAAGCGGAGATATGATGATAGCTGCATTGATCCATGCAGGCTATCCTTTTGAGGAGTTTTTAAATACTGTAAAGAAGATGCCTCTGCCCATACCTGAGATAATCCCTGAAAGGCTCTCTCAAGGTGTAATAGAAGGCATTCACCTAAATATAGAACGCTCAGATATTCACCTTACCATAGATGAGATGTATAAGGTCATCCAGGAAATGGACATCCAGGAATCTGTAAAGTCCCATGCAAGGTCCATGCTCCATATAATCGTTGAGGCTGAATCAAAGATACATCATATAAGCCATGAAGAACTCCATCTCCATGAGCTATCAAACATAGATACGCTTATTGATTTAATCGGTGTGGCACACGGCATCCATTTCTTTGGTATTGAAGAGGTCTTCTCCGGTCCAGTTCCCTGCGGCAGCGGAACCATTAGAACCTCACACGGCATCATTCCCAATCCTCCACCTGTTACCTTAGAGATTTTAAAAGATTTTAATATGGTATTCTTTCAAGTTAACCTTGAGCTTACAACACCTACGGGTGCTGCTATTATAAGGCATTATGCAAGACCTCTAAATCAAACACCTGTCTTGAGAATTGAAAGTATTGGTTATGGTGTTGGAACATATAAGTCTGAAAGGCCTGATGTCTTGAGGGTTTTTATAGGAGATACCCCACATGAAAGGCAAAAAGACCATATATGGACTATAGAGACAGATATAGATGATATGGATATGGAGTATTTGGGGGCAGTGGCAGATAGGGTAAGGGATGCAGGTGCTGTTGATTGTCTTTTCTTCCCAGTTTATATGAAAAAGGGTAGGCTTGGGGTAAGGTTCTCTGTGTTGGTAGGGGATGATAGCCTCGAAAAGGTAAAAGATGCCGTATTTAAAGAGACATCTACCTTTGGTATAAGGATAAGAAGGGATTTTAGAGAGGTCTTAAAAAGGGAGATAAAAAAGATAGATACATCTTTCGGTGCAGTCCATGTAAAATACGGTTATAACCATCAAGATAAATGCATAAAGACCCATATGGAATTCGAAGATATAAAGGGACTTGCAGATAAGATGGGCATCCCCTACAAAGAGCTTTATGATGCAGTAAAGAAAGAGATAAAATAG
- the radC gene encoding DNA repair protein RadC, giving the protein MKNRSYTVLDMPRSERPRERLQRLGAEVLSAQELLAIIIGRGIAGKSVMTIAQELITTFGSIKAISEASIEELSKIKGLGNAKAVQLKACFELGRRKEIETEYAYKDLEMSNPKAVADLLRHSIKDKNKEHFLLITLNTRNKVLGINHISTGTLNASLVHPREVFKEAIACCASSVIIAHNHPSGDPEPSQEDINITRRLIDAGKILGIEVLDHVIIGRGTAKSAMADKHVDRKEDYCSLKEKGLI; this is encoded by the coding sequence ATGAAGAATAGGTCATATACAGTCCTTGATATGCCTCGATCAGAAAGACCCAGGGAAAGACTGCAGAGATTGGGAGCAGAAGTATTATCTGCTCAAGAGCTTTTAGCAATCATCATAGGTAGAGGTATTGCAGGTAAATCTGTCATGACCATTGCCCAGGAGCTCATTACAACCTTTGGAAGTATAAAGGCAATCAGCGAGGCAAGTATTGAAGAGCTATCTAAGATAAAGGGATTGGGGAATGCAAAAGCTGTCCAGCTTAAGGCATGTTTTGAACTGGGCAGGAGAAAAGAAATAGAAACAGAATATGCCTATAAAGATTTGGAGATGAGTAATCCAAAGGCAGTGGCAGATTTGCTTCGTCATTCAATAAAGGACAAAAACAAGGAGCATTTTTTGTTGATTACCCTGAATACCCGCAATAAGGTGCTGGGCATAAATCACATATCCACTGGGACACTTAATGCAAGCCTTGTCCATCCCAGAGAGGTATTCAAAGAGGCAATTGCCTGTTGTGCCTCATCGGTCATAATCGCCCATAACCATCCATCAGGTGATCCAGAGCCATCCCAGGAGGATATAAATATTACAAGACGGTTGATAGATGCAGGAAAGATACTGGGCATAGAGGTCCTTGACCATGTGATAATAGGTCGAGGCACTGCAAAAAGTGCCATGGCAGATAAACATGTGGACAGGAAAGAAGATTACTGCAGTCT